One segment of Brassica napus cultivar Da-Ae chromosome C3, Da-Ae, whole genome shotgun sequence DNA contains the following:
- the LOC106432501 gene encoding F-box/kelch-repeat protein At5g15710 encodes MERLGFWGLLMGSVEKSSDSRKLVTCSKNRDEESSSSSSASPLKRSLSRNTSPSRQIVVKTKPRGLEEETVASFGKQVVAADVPMEESIWAMLPEDLLNEILARLPPFMIFRIRSVCKKWNLILQDNSFLKFHSNVSSHGPCLLTFWKNSPQVPQCSVFSLPLKTWYKVPFTFLPSWAFWLVGSSGGLVCFSGLDGLTFRTLVCNPLMQSWRVLPNMHYNQQRQLIMVVDRSEKSFKVIATSDIYGDKSLPTEVYDSKTDKWSLHQIMPAVNLCSSKMAYCDSRLYLETLSPLGLMMYRLDTGQWEHIPAKFPRSLLDGYLVAGTQKRLFLVGRIGLYSTLQSMRIWELDHTKVSWMEISRMPPKYFRALLRLSAERFECFGQDNLICFTSWNQGKGLLYNVDKKIWSWISGCALQSCNSQVCFYEPRFDASVH; translated from the coding sequence ATGGAACGTCTCGGGTTTTGGGGATTGCTGATGGGTAGTGTGGAAAAGTCATCGGATTCTCGAAAGTTAGTTACTTGCTCGAAGAATCGAGACGAAgagagtagtagtagtagttcaGCTTCACCGTTGAAGCGTTCTTTGTCGAGGAACACGAGCCCCTCTAGGCAGATAGTTGTCAAGACGAAGCCTCGCGGTCTAGAGGAAGAAACAGTAGCTTCGTTTGGTAAACAAGTCGTTGCTGCTGATGTGCCTATGGAGGAGAGCATATGGGCCATGCTTCCTGAGGATCTGCTGAACGAGATCTTAGCTAGGCTGCCTCCGTTTATGATATTCCGAATCCGTTCCGTTTGTAAAAAATGGAACTTGATTCTTCAGGACAACAGTTTCCTCAAGTTtcactcgaacgtctcctctcaCGGGCCTTGTCTTCTCACGTTTTGGAAGAACTCGCCTCAGGTTCCGCAGTGCTCGGTGTTTAGCTTGCCGCTGAAGACGTGGTACAAAGTTCCCTTCACGTTTTTGCCCTCGTGGGCGTTTTGGTTGGTTGGATCTTCGGGTGGACTCGTCTGCTTTTCGGGGCTCGATGGTCTGACTTTCAGGACTTTGGTGTGTAATCCTCTGATGCAGAGTTGGAGGGTTCTGCCGAATATGCATTATAACCAGCAGAGGCAGCTGATTATGGTTGTGGACCGTTCTGAAAAATCGTTTAAAGTCATAGCCACGAGTGATATCTATGGGGATAAGTCGCTTCCTACCGAAGTTTATGATTCCAAAACTGATAAATGGTCTTTGCATCAGATAATGCCTGCGGTGAACTTATGCTCTTCGAAGATGGCGTATTGTGATTCACGTTTATATCTAGAAACTCTTTCCCCTCTTGGTTTGATGATGTATAGGCTTGATACAGGGCAATGGGAACACATTCCAGCTAAGTTCCCGAGATCTTTGTTGGATGGTTACTTAGTTGCTGGAACTCAGAAGAGACTGTTTCTTGTGGGAAGGATTGGTCTCTACAGTACCTTACAAAGCATGAGGATATGGGAGCTTGATCACACGAAGGTTTCTTGGATGGAGATAAGTAGGATGCCACCAAAGTACTTCCGAGCGCTTTTGAGACTTTCGGCTGAGAGGTTCGAGTGTTTTGGGCAAGATAATTTGATCTGCTTTACGTCGTGGAATCAAGGGAAAGGTCTTCTGTACAATGTGGATAAGAAGATTTGGTCTTGGATCTCCGGGTGTGCGCTTCAGTCGTGCAACAGCCAAGTGTGTTTTTATGAGCCAAGATTTGATGCATCTGTCCATTGA